Proteins from a single region of Allocatelliglobosispora scoriae:
- a CDS encoding FadR/GntR family transcriptional regulator, whose translation MPLRSPSRRTLVPQVVEELRTQVCSGEWPVGSRIPTEPELVEALGVGRNTVREAVNALVHAGLLERRQGSGTYVMAIRELDGAVSRRLAEGEIDEAVEVRRAFEVEGARLAAGRRTPGDLELLDAALAAREAAWRKGRVAAFIEADVAFHVAVVAAAHNGMLSDLYASFGTALRASLAETIGGELTQDRYVDHSALVEAIRSGDSTRAAAAAGAFLEHVPMSDRPEV comes from the coding sequence ATGCCACTGCGCTCCCCGTCGCGCCGCACGCTCGTCCCGCAGGTCGTGGAGGAGCTGCGGACCCAGGTCTGCTCCGGCGAGTGGCCGGTGGGCAGTCGCATCCCCACCGAGCCTGAGCTGGTCGAGGCGCTGGGAGTGGGCCGCAACACGGTCCGCGAGGCGGTCAACGCGCTGGTCCACGCCGGGCTGCTGGAGCGGCGCCAGGGGTCGGGCACCTATGTCATGGCGATCCGGGAGCTCGACGGTGCGGTCTCCCGCCGCCTCGCCGAGGGGGAGATCGACGAGGCGGTCGAGGTACGCCGGGCCTTCGAGGTGGAGGGGGCTCGGCTGGCGGCGGGTCGGCGTACCCCCGGGGATCTGGAATTGCTGGATGCCGCGCTCGCGGCGCGGGAGGCCGCGTGGCGGAAGGGTCGCGTTGCCGCATTCATCGAGGCTGACGTGGCGTTTCACGTGGCGGTGGTCGCCGCCGCCCACAACGGGATGCTTTCCGACCTCTATGCCTCTTTCGGCACCGCCCTTCGGGCGAGCCTGGCCGAGACGATCGGGGGAGAGTTGACCCAGGATCGATATGTCGACCATTCGGCCCTGGTGGAGGCCATCCGTTCGGGTGACTCCACACGGGCGGCGGCGGCAGCTGGGGCATTTCTGGAGCATGTACCCATGTCTGATAGACCCGAAGTGTGA